From Alteromonas sp. BL110:
CCGAGTGACCTGTTGCTGACAAATAAGGTGCAAGGAAGTTATCATACTCACTAGAGCCTGCACCGCCTGTGGTAATTATTTCTCCGAAAACATGTACGTCGTTTTTGATATTGCTGTCGAACACCGCGTTTATATGATAGTTGGTCATATGCTTTGCAGCATCAACGCGAAAACCAGTAACACCCATGTCTTTTAATGCCTGAAGATACGCTTTTTGTTGGACTACTACCCAATTATTGGGGTCTAGGTCGGGCAAACCAGGATCTGGCGCCGCTCCACATAACCTATTGTACTGAACATCACCAACGTTGCTGTAGTTACTGATGCACTTAGGGCCACCTTGATCATACGTACCGTGGAAGTCTCCACCTCCAAAAAGGCCGCTACTTACATCACCGAATAATGTAATGCCATTGTAGTATCCCTGATTTGAAGAGTATTGTTGTAGTACTTCACTTCCGGGGTAGTTCAAGTCTGAACGTTTCCATGCTTCATTCGCCATATGATTAAAGACAATATCCGCATAGGTCTCTACACCTTTGGCATTTAATGCACTTACCATCGCTTGAAAGTCAGCAGTGTCACCGAGAGGGTTGTCAATAACTCGATAATCTTGTGGTTGATATCGCGCCCACCACTGATTACCTGTTGATTTATAAGCTGGCGAAACAAGTACTTTCTTGTAACCTAGGTCTGCAATCTCTTGCGCTTTTGCGGCAACATCGTCGTAGGTCCAGTTAAACGCGTGTAGGATAACGTCTGCATGGCTGTTATAACTTGGCGTACTCAATACGACACTTATTAATAAACCTGCTGCATGTTTCTTCATCTTCATAGTGTGAT
This genomic window contains:
- a CDS encoding alpha-amylase family protein — translated: MKMKKHAAGLLISVVLSTPSYNSHADVILHAFNWTYDDVAAKAQEIADLGYKKVLVSPAYKSTGNQWWARYQPQDYRVIDNPLGDTADFQAMVSALNAKGVETYADIVFNHMANEAWKRSDLNYPGSEVLQQYSSNQGYYNGITLFGDVSSGLFGGGDFHGTYDQGGPKCISNYSNVGDVQYNRLCGAAPDPGLPDLDPNNWVVVQQKAYLQALKDMGVTGFRVDAAKHMTNYHINAVFDSNIKNDVHVFGEIITTGGAGSSEYDNFLAPYLSATGHSAYDFPLFAQIRSAFSFGGSMSALADPSAYGQALSGEKAITFSITHDIPLNDGFRYQLLDPTDEYLANAYVLGRDGGVPLLYSDNNESGDNRWVDLYKRDDIKGMVKFHNSVQGSGMQVLSHNDCIIFFRRDHQGLVGINKCANGQDIWVDTSTDDLWWHRNYRDTLSNDVQYITTQWHKFYIPGRSARMWLME